TTAGACTTAAACTATCCAACATGAAGACTTTTATTACTTACTCATTTCTTGCATTTACCTTATTTACAAGTATAAATCATGTAAATGCGCAAGTTATTGACTCTACAACCTATTTCAGAATCAAAGAACTGCAAGAAACCGTAAAAACGGAAATTGCACCGGACAAAAGATTAAAAATTATAGAGTTTTTATCTGTTGATATCCCCAAAAACGTATATGTAATCCAGACAACCGAAAAAACAGCAAAAGATAAACTTGAACAACAGTTAAAAGGGATCAATGCTCAGGTATCGGTCACCTTGCTTCCCGATGCTTCCGTTTCGGACAAGCCTGCAGGAGTGGTCAATCTTTCAGTAGCCAATCTACGCACCAAACCTGAGCATTCTGCAGAAATGGCAAGTCAGGTATTATTAGGTGCTCAGGTGGACATCCTGCAAAAAATAAAAGGCGACTATCGTGTACGTACAGCTGAAGGCTATATTGCCTGGGTGCCGACATCCTCTGTTGTCGCCATGACAAATGAAGAGCTGAACGATTGGAAAAAAGCAAGGAAAATAATCTTTACCGATGAATACGGCAAGTCTTATGCTACAGCAAATACTCAGGGACAACAGGTCTCTGACCTGGTATACGGAGACTTGCTGATCCTGAATGGCGAAAGCGGCAATTTTTATGCGGTAACCTACCCGGACAAAAGAAAAGCTTATGTCCGAAAAGAACAGGTCATGACCTATGAGAAATGGTTAACTTCACGGAAGCCTACCTCTGAAAATATTATCAGCAGTGCCAGAACGATGCTGGGTCTGCCTTACCTTTGGGGAGGTACCTCTACTAAAGGTGTAGATTGCAGTGGTTTTACCAAAACAGCCTATTTTATGAACGGCTATATTATTCCGCGTGATGCTTCACAACAGGTTCTGACAGGTCAAAAAATTGACATACTGGGCAAAGACGGTCACTTTGATCCTGAGAAGGCCTTAAAGAATTTAAAACCTGCTGACTTACTGTTTTTCGCGGCAGGTAAAAACAGTAATCCTGATGCCCGTGTTACACATGTAGCTCTTTATATCGGCAATGGTACCTTCATCCATTCAGCAGGATCGGTACGGATCAACAGTATGCTTAAAGATTCTCCGGACTATGACGACTTCCAGACCAGAACTGTGGTTGCGGCAAGGCGTTACCTTGGAGAACATGAAAGTAACCTTCAAAAAGTAGAGAACAGCACCTATTACAATGCCGGAAAGTAACGGCGGAAAGTGTCTGAAAACAAAATATATCAAGTAATTTAATACCATAAAAAAACTATTATGAGTACATCAGCTGATTGGATAGCTAAAGATTTCGGAGCATTCAAATTGCGTTACCGCCCCTATACGTTAGAACTACGTCATGTATTTACTGTTGCATCTTTCAGTCGCAGCACGACTCCCGTAGTCCTCACAGAACTGGAGTATGACGGTATTATCGGATATGGAGAAGCCAGTATGCCACCCTATCTTGGAGAATCACAGGAAAGTGTGATTAATTTTCTGAATCAGATTGATCTGAGCGGTTTCAATTCCCCTTTCCAGACCGAAGAAATCCTGCACTATGTAGATCAGACCATGCTCAAAAACACAGCAGCCAAAGCAGCGATAGATATTGCATTGCATGATTTGCTGGGGAAAATCCTGCAACAGCCCTTTTATAAAATATGGGGATTAGATGCGGCACTTATCCCTCCTACATCCTATACCATCGGTATCGATACAGAAGAAATGATCCGTCAGAAAGTAGCTGAAGCGGATCAGTTCAAGATCCTGAAAGTAAAACTCGGGTTGGATACGGATAAAATGATTATCGATACCATTCGTAAAGTAACCGATCGCCCGCTATGTGCGGATGTCAATCAGGGATGGAAATCCAGAGAACAGGCATTGGAAATGGCTCACTGGCTGGCTGAGCGCAATGTGGTTTTCCTGGAACAACCTATGCCTAAGGAACAGATAGATGACAATGCCTGGCTTACCGAACACAGTCCGATCCCGACGATAGCAGATGAGGCCTGTCAGCGACTGGCTGATGTACCGGCATTGAAAGATGTATACACGGGCATCAATATCAAACTCATGAAATGTACAGGAATGCGGGAAGCAAAAAAGATGGCTGAACTCGCAAGAGCTCTGGAAATGAAGGTGATGATCGGTTGTATGACGGAAACTTCCTGTGCGATTTCCGCAGCAGCACAGTTAGCTCCTCTTGTGGATTGGGCTGATTTAGATGGAGCCTTATTGATCGCAAATGATATTTATGATGGCATGCAGGTTGTAGAGGGGAAATGCATCCTGCCGGAAAGACCGGGAATTGGAATACTAAAAATTTAGCTTTATTTTTAATCAAGAATAGAATACTAACCATATTTTTTTAACAAATTAACTAACCCTTAACTATGAAACAACTTTTACTTGCATGCTTGTGCTGTATGTTTTGCTTTGCGGTATCTCATGCTCATGCACAACAAAGTACTGTTACCGGTAAAGTGACAGACGCCGCAACAGGCAAACCTATTCCTGGTGTCACGATCACCATTAAGGGTAGCAGCAAGAGTACTTCTTCAGATGAAAAAGGCTCTTTTTCTATCAGTGAAGTCACCTCTTCCAACACTTTAATCTTTTCCTCTTTAGGTTA
The Sphingobacterium spiritivorum genome window above contains:
- a CDS encoding C40 family peptidase, with the translated sequence MKTFITYSFLAFTLFTSINHVNAQVIDSTTYFRIKELQETVKTEIAPDKRLKIIEFLSVDIPKNVYVIQTTEKTAKDKLEQQLKGINAQVSVTLLPDASVSDKPAGVVNLSVANLRTKPEHSAEMASQVLLGAQVDILQKIKGDYRVRTAEGYIAWVPTSSVVAMTNEELNDWKKARKIIFTDEYGKSYATANTQGQQVSDLVYGDLLILNGESGNFYAVTYPDKRKAYVRKEQVMTYEKWLTSRKPTSENIISSARTMLGLPYLWGGTSTKGVDCSGFTKTAYFMNGYIIPRDASQQVLTGQKIDILGKDGHFDPEKALKNLKPADLLFFAAGKNSNPDARVTHVALYIGNGTFIHSAGSVRINSMLKDSPDYDDFQTRTVVAARRYLGEHESNLQKVENSTYYNAGK
- a CDS encoding dipeptide epimerase, with amino-acid sequence MSTSADWIAKDFGAFKLRYRPYTLELRHVFTVASFSRSTTPVVLTELEYDGIIGYGEASMPPYLGESQESVINFLNQIDLSGFNSPFQTEEILHYVDQTMLKNTAAKAAIDIALHDLLGKILQQPFYKIWGLDAALIPPTSYTIGIDTEEMIRQKVAEADQFKILKVKLGLDTDKMIIDTIRKVTDRPLCADVNQGWKSREQALEMAHWLAERNVVFLEQPMPKEQIDDNAWLTEHSPIPTIADEACQRLADVPALKDVYTGINIKLMKCTGMREAKKMAELARALEMKVMIGCMTETSCAISAAAQLAPLVDWADLDGALLIANDIYDGMQVVEGKCILPERPGIGILKI